Proteins from one Cyclopterus lumpus isolate fCycLum1 chromosome 11, fCycLum1.pri, whole genome shotgun sequence genomic window:
- the LOC117739594 gene encoding uncharacterized protein PF11_0207-like: MQYVCLRRKINPYLILNQSWENCDLLEQEELSSTQQLLMEELRLVKEELQLVKEELRLVKEELQLVNKKNQDFTKIHSTLETELQEVKEENKFLKETNPEMERELQLVKEEIKVLNKTKRTQERELARVKDENDYRREKEWTQEKQMRVVKAEIEVLKETQRTKVKELAVVKEEIKVLNKTKRTQKRELARVKDENDYRREKEWTQEKQMRVVKAEIEFLKETQQTQAKELAVVKAERNVLKETQRTQVKELAVVKAERNVLKETQRTQVKELAVVKEENKILNKTKQIQEKELKDIQKEKTLLEDICLRLKKIKRGIFGRMGPRRDELDKMKRKMLQPETGLFNRLQDFMGIRHNHV, from the coding sequence ATGCAATACGTATGTCTTAGAAGGAAGATTAACCCTTATTTAATACTGAATCAGAGTTGGGAAAACTGTGACCTGCTGGAACAGGAGGAATTGTCATCAACCCAGCAGCTGTTGATGGAGGAACTCCGACTGGTGAAGGAGGAACTCCAACTGGTGAAGGAGGAACTCCGACTGGTAAAGGAGGAACTCCAACTGGTAAACAAGAAGAACCAGGACTTTACCAAGATCCACTCGACCTTAGAGACGGAGCTCCAAGAGGTTAAGGAGGAAAACAAGTTTCTGAAAGAAACAAAcccagagatggagagggagctCCAACTGGTAAAGGAGGAAATTAAGGTCCTGAACAAAACGAAACGGACCCAGGAGAGGGAGCTCGCACGGGTGAAGGACGAAAACGACTaccggagagagaaagaatggaCCCAGGAGAAGCAGATGAGAGTGGTGAAGGCGGAAATAGAGGTCCTGAAAGAGACACAACGGACCAAGGTGAAGGAGCTTGCAGTGGTAAAGGAGGAAATTAAGGTCCTGAACAAAACGAAACGGACCCAGAAGAGGGAGCTCGCACGGGTGAAGGACGAAAACGACTaccggagagagaaagaatggaCCCAGGAGAAGCAGATGAGAGTGGTAAAGGCGGAAATAGAGTTcctgaaagagacacaacagacCCAGGCGAAGGAGCTTGCAGTGGTGAAGGCGGAAAGAAATGTCCTGAAAGAGACACAACGGACCCAGGTGAAGGAGCTTGCAGTGGTGAAGGCGGAAAGAAATGTCCTGAAAGAGACACAACGGACCCAGGTGAAGGAGCTTGCAGTggtgaaagaggaaaacaagatcctgaacaaaacaaaacagatccaggagaaggagctAAAAGatattcaaaaggaaaaaacactCCTGGAGGACATCTGTCTCCGacttaaaaagataaagagaggCATCTTTGGCAGGATGGGTCCAAGAAGAGATGAGTTGGacaagatgaagaggaaaatgcTTCAGCCGGAGACGGGGTTATTCAACAGGCTGCAGGACTTCATGGGCATCCGTCATAACCACGTTTAA